GGGATCGGGGCCTTCGCGTTTCTGGGATGGATCATCGGCCGCGGGATGATGGGGCTCGGGCCGGGCCGCCTCGGTTGGACCGCTTGGCCGATGATGGGTTTCGCGGGAATGGCGCTCCTGATCGGCATCGCCGCGGCCTTCCTAATAACCATAGTGGCGGCCATGGGGATAGCCCATATGATAAGGACCGGCAGGTTCGTTAAGGCGTTCGCCTTCGGCGAGATCATTGGGATCATAGGGAAGGTCGGATGGGGGAATTACATAATATGGCTAATCGTAATGTTCGCAATAGCCCTCATCTTCTCGGCGATCGGGGGCATCCCTTGGATCGGTTGGCTCATATCCCTGATATTGATGCCCCCCTTCTTGGCATTCGCGTCCAGATCCCTCGGGCTGGTCTATGCCTCGGGCGCATCCAAGGCCGCTCAATAGATGATCCATTTCACATAGAGCGGATGGCGATGCTTCCTGCGGGCGAAGGTCCTAGCCAAGGCTAGGCCGGAGATGAAGCCGCCGATATGCGCCCAATAGGCGATCCCGGATCCGGGGGCGAAAAGGGCCAATAGGAATTGATACACGAACCATAGCCCGATGGCGAGATAGGCCGGGACGTAGACAATCCTGAGGAAGGGACCGAAGGGTATCGCCGTCAGGATCCTGACCCTCGGGAAGAGGATCACGTAGGCACCCAATACCCCGGAGATCGCCCCCGAGGCCCCTATGGCCGGGATGGGGGAGCCCCAATTGGTTAGGATGTGGGTCAACGAGGCCAATATGCCGCAGATGAGATAGAAGGCCGTATAGCCCAAATGGCCGCACATGTCCTCGACGTTATCCCCGAATATGTATAGATAGAGCATATTCCCTAGTAGGTGGAGGGGGTCGCCGTGCAGGAAGATCGATGTGAGGAACGTTTGCAACGCAGCTCCGCGCAATATCTTTGATGGGGATAGTCCATAAGCCTCCACGATCGCCTCAAAGCTCGATTGGCCGCGTGAGGCAGTCCATAAGAATATCAAGACGCATGCTATTATTATGGCCCAGTTGACGAATGGGAAGATCCTCGATGGGTTCTCATCCCTTATCGGGAGCATTGCCTCGAATCCTCGATCGCTCCTTGGCGTTATGCGGGCGCATGGTAAAAAGGCTTTCCAAGCCCCGCTATGCTAGAATGTGATTCGAAGAGAAGGCCATTTCGGCGCTCAGCCCACCAATGCGCCTTGGAGGAACCATATCCAAAGCGCTAGCCCGAATGGGAAGGATATCGCCAAGGCCGCGGCTCCGGCGATATGGTTCCTGAGCCTCACCGAGAGCCATATCGGAAAGAGGAACGATAGGAACCTAGATAGGGATGGCAGCGTCCCGATCGCCAGCAGGGCCAGATAGCCCGCCGAGGCGAAGGCGCCCAGCCTCCAATCGGCCCTTGTCGATGAAAGGGCCAAATAGCCCATTATGGCGACGAACGCTATGAGGTAGTAGTTCGCGAGCGGGGATCGCTCGCCCATGGAGACGGCGCCCCAGAGGTAGGACCCGATGAGGCCATAGGGCATGCCCAGCTTGGCCCAATACTCCTGATGCCTGAGGGTGGCCATCCAATCGCCCGCCGAGAAGTGGCAGAAAAGGGCCCATAGGGCCAAGGAGCCCAAGGGCGCGGCCAACCATGGGAGCCTCCGGAAGGTCCTCCGCTCGAGCATATCGAGGGCCACCGGGATCGCGATCATAACGCCGTATGGCCTTGAGAGGGTGGCCATGGCCATCGCCGCCGCCGATAGGGGCCCGTTGCCCCTCAAATGGGCGAGCCAAGCCGCCAAGCAAAGGAACAGGAAGAGCGGCTCCGAGTAGGCGACCGAGGTGAAGGCGAATACGTGTGGGAAGAAGGCCATCAGGAGCGTTGCCCACATCGCCTCCACCCTATCCATATAGCGCTCCGCCACCGCTTGGAAAAGGGGGATTGATGCGAACGATGCGGCCCAAGCGATGGCTATGGCGGCCCACCAATAATCCCCGATGATCGATCCCAAGGCCCTTATCAGGGCCGGGTAGGCGGGCATGAAAACGTATTTCGGATATGCATACCCGTTCTTGGCAACGTCGACGTACCATCCGCTATCGAAGCCGCAGAAGAGGTAGGCCGGGCTCCCCTCGGGGGGGCCGAGCCTCCCCCAAGTCCTGGCCCAGACCCATCCCTTGCCCCCCAAGAGGGAATGGATCCAAAGGATCGCCAACGCCTTGGCCGATGCGAGGATCGCGAGCGGTATCAGGAACCTAATGTTGCCCCCCAAGGGATCCTTCGATGTCAACATCGCGATCGGCCATCCCATGGGGCGGGATGGCTTATAAAACCCGATCGCCCAAGATTGGGCAAGTCCATTCTATGGGAGTAAAAAGGGGGAAATCATGAGCGGCTTTTCCGAATGTTTTCACAATGGCTGGATCCTTGGCGAAGCTCGGGCAGGCCGTTCCGTTGGCGGGAATCGGCATACCCCTCAGGGCGCATATACCACCGTTGAAGTAAGCACAATCCATATGGGCCGGAGGTCTCGCGAAGGGCGCTTGGGAACCGATCGGAGCAATGGACTACCTTGGTATGGAGTGGGGAGCATCAAGGATCAACTCCGCTTCCTTCA
This region of Candidatus Bathyarchaeia archaeon genomic DNA includes:
- a CDS encoding DUF4013 domain-containing protein, encoding MSENLRDSFEYSKRMADDMGRWIALAILGAIPIINFVAIGYAARIILEAPGSKEPPKLADYMGLWISGLKVFAACLIYMIIPMIIFGIGAFAFLGWIIGRGMMGLGPGRLGWTAWPMMGFAGMALLIGIAAAFLITIVAAMGIAHMIRTGRFVKAFAFGEIIGIIGKVGWGNYIIWLIVMFAIALIFSAIGGIPWIGWLISLILMPPFLAFASRSLGLVYASGASKAAQ
- a CDS encoding rhomboid family intramembrane serine protease, coding for MLPIRDENPSRIFPFVNWAIIIACVLIFLWTASRGQSSFEAIVEAYGLSPSKILRGAALQTFLTSIFLHGDPLHLLGNMLYLYIFGDNVEDMCGHLGYTAFYLICGILASLTHILTNWGSPIPAIGASGAISGVLGAYVILFPRVRILTAIPFGPFLRIVYVPAYLAIGLWFVYQFLLALFAPGSGIAYWAHIGGFISGLALARTFARRKHRHPLYVKWIIY
- a CDS encoding glycosyltransferase family 39 protein, whose protein sequence is MLTSKDPLGGNIRFLIPLAILASAKALAILWIHSLLGGKGWVWARTWGRLGPPEGSPAYLFCGFDSGWYVDVAKNGYAYPKYVFMPAYPALIRALGSIIGDYWWAAIAIAWAASFASIPLFQAVAERYMDRVEAMWATLLMAFFPHVFAFTSVAYSEPLFLFLCLAAWLAHLRGNGPLSAAAMAMATLSRPYGVMIAIPVALDMLERRTFRRLPWLAAPLGSLALWALFCHFSAGDWMATLRHQEYWAKLGMPYGLIGSYLWGAVSMGERSPLANYYLIAFVAIMGYLALSSTRADWRLGAFASAGYLALLAIGTLPSLSRFLSFLFPIWLSVRLRNHIAGAAALAISFPFGLALWIWFLQGALVG